The proteins below are encoded in one region of Macrococcus armenti:
- a CDS encoding dihydroorotate dehydrogenase has product MRLNVELPGLKLKNPVMPASGCFAFGKEYAQFMDLNELGAIMIKAATPERRFGNPTPRVAETSSGMINAIGLQNPGVDHIIQHELKWLEQFETPIIANVAGSKVEDYVEVAEKISKSPNVCALELNISCPNVKEGGIQFGTDPETAKELTRKVKAVSSVPVYVKLSPNVTNIVDMAKAVAEYADGITMINTLVGLRINEKTGAPIISNVIGGLSGPAVKPVAMRMVYEVRRALPNIPIIAMGGVTEAQDVIDYISVGADAVAVGTANFQNPTVCKDIIDALPNLLDKLGVHHIHELKGRTQEAVK; this is encoded by the coding sequence ATGAGATTAAATGTTGAATTGCCAGGTTTAAAGTTAAAAAATCCAGTAATGCCTGCAAGTGGATGTTTTGCTTTTGGTAAAGAGTATGCCCAGTTTATGGACTTAAACGAACTTGGTGCAATAATGATTAAAGCAGCGACACCAGAACGCAGATTCGGAAATCCGACGCCGCGTGTTGCAGAAACGTCTAGCGGAATGATCAATGCGATAGGACTGCAGAACCCAGGTGTGGACCATATTATTCAGCACGAACTGAAGTGGCTGGAACAATTTGAAACACCAATTATCGCAAACGTTGCAGGATCTAAAGTTGAAGATTATGTAGAAGTTGCTGAAAAGATTTCAAAATCTCCAAATGTATGTGCACTTGAATTAAATATTTCTTGTCCAAACGTTAAAGAAGGCGGTATACAGTTTGGAACAGACCCTGAAACAGCTAAAGAATTAACACGTAAAGTTAAAGCCGTTTCAAGCGTTCCTGTATACGTCAAGCTTTCTCCGAATGTTACAAACATAGTAGATATGGCGAAAGCAGTTGCTGAATATGCGGACGGTATTACGATGATTAATACGTTAGTAGGATTAAGAATCAATGAAAAAACAGGTGCTCCAATTATTTCTAACGTAATCGGTGGATTAAGTGGCCCTGCTGTTAAACCAGTTGCGATGCGAATGGTTTATGAAGTGCGTCGCGCATTACCGAATATTCCAATTATCGCTATGGGTGGTGTCACAGAAGCACAGGATGTTATCGACTATATTTCAGTTGGTGCAGATGCGGTTGCGGTTGGTACAGCTAACTTCCAGAACCCAACGGTTTGCAAAGATATTATTGATGCATTACCAAATCTTTTAGATAAATTAGGTGTTCATCATATTCATGAATTAAAAGGTCGTACACAGGAGGCAGTTAAATGA
- the pyrF gene encoding orotidine-5'-phosphate decarboxylase translates to MSKPIIALDFKDMDAVRNFLSPFEESLFVKVGMELYLQNGPDIIKEIRNQGHEIFLDLKLHDIPNTVGQAMKGVGKLDIQMVNVHAAGGSIMMQRALEGLRDSGSTASLIAVTQLTSTSEHMMQQEQNIQSSINDSILNYATLAQKSGLDGVVCSANESAMIRDALGTSFLKVTPGIRTLTDAKGDQVRVATPEFAREHGSTHIVVGRSITNDANPVEKYKQIKKAWELNVK, encoded by the coding sequence ATGAGTAAACCGATTATCGCATTAGATTTTAAAGATATGGATGCTGTCAGAAATTTTTTAAGTCCTTTCGAAGAATCGTTGTTTGTTAAAGTAGGGATGGAACTATATTTACAGAATGGTCCTGATATCATTAAAGAAATTCGTAATCAAGGTCATGAAATTTTTTTAGATTTAAAGTTGCATGATATTCCAAATACGGTTGGTCAGGCGATGAAAGGTGTAGGAAAACTTGATATTCAGATGGTGAATGTACATGCAGCAGGAGGTTCTATTATGATGCAGCGTGCACTTGAAGGATTACGTGACAGTGGCAGTACTGCGTCACTTATTGCAGTTACACAGCTGACAAGTACTTCAGAACACATGATGCAACAGGAACAGAACATTCAGTCTTCAATAAATGACAGTATATTAAACTATGCAACGTTGGCTCAGAAATCTGGCCTCGACGGTGTTGTGTGTTCAGCGAACGAAAGTGCAATGATTAGAGATGCACTAGGGACATCATTCCTGAAGGTGACACCTGGTATTCGTACACTTACTGATGCTAAAGGTGATCAAGTGCGTGTAGCGACACCTGAATTTGCTAGAGAACATGGTTCAACGCATATCGTTGTTGGACGTTCCATTACTAATGACGCAAATCCAGTTGAGAAATATAAACAAATTAAGAAAGCGTGGGAATTAAATGTTAAATAA
- a CDS encoding dihydroorotate dehydrogenase electron transfer subunit encodes MQEEMRVVKQTSIARNIFEIVLQGDITKNMTTPGQFVHIRVGNSSEFMLRRPISICSVDQQAQTLTCLYRAEGKGTMQLSQLKSGDTVDILAPLGNGFPVEATQKTALLIGGGIGVPPLYELSKQLNARGIKTIHVLGFQSADDMFYIDAFEALGKTHVATVDGTYGTKGFVTDVIQALPVDYDTFYTCGPIVMIKAIQETLPNTPGYVSLEERMGCGIGACYACVCEADNEDGYVKICTDGPVFEKGALAL; translated from the coding sequence ATGCAGGAAGAAATGCGAGTCGTTAAACAAACAAGTATCGCAAGAAATATATTCGAAATCGTTTTACAAGGTGATATTACGAAAAATATGACTACACCTGGTCAGTTTGTGCATATACGTGTTGGGAACAGTTCAGAGTTTATGCTGAGACGTCCAATTTCTATCTGCTCAGTAGATCAACAGGCGCAGACTTTAACATGTTTATATCGAGCTGAAGGTAAAGGTACAATGCAGTTATCACAACTGAAATCAGGAGATACAGTAGACATATTAGCGCCTCTTGGTAATGGTTTTCCAGTTGAAGCTACACAAAAAACGGCATTACTCATCGGTGGAGGTATCGGTGTACCACCGTTATATGAACTATCTAAGCAATTAAATGCACGTGGCATTAAAACAATCCACGTGCTCGGCTTTCAGTCGGCTGATGATATGTTTTATATTGATGCTTTTGAAGCGCTTGGTAAGACACATGTTGCAACAGTCGATGGTACTTACGGTACAAAAGGTTTTGTAACTGATGTTATTCAAGCATTACCGGTGGACTATGATACGTTCTACACATGTGGTCCAATCGTCATGATTAAGGCAATTCAGGAAACTTTACCGAATACGCCTGGATACGTATCATTAGAAGAGCGTATGGGATGCGGTATCGGTGCATGTTATGCATGTGTATGTGAAGCGGATAATGAAGATGGCTACGTGAAGATTTGTACGGATGGCCCAGTATTTGAGAAAGGGGCACTTGCACTATGA
- the carB gene encoding carbamoyl-phosphate synthase large subunit → MPKRNDIKSILVIGSGPIIIGQAAEFDYAGTQACLALKEEGYKVILVNSNPATIMTDTEIADKVYIEPLTLDFVARIIRKEQPDALLPTLGGQTGLNMAVQLHEAGILEENNVTLLGTKLSSIEQAEDRDLFRNLMNELGEPVPESDIVNTVQQAIDFATSIGYPVIVRPAFTMGGTGGGICHDEKELIEIVTNGLKYSPVTQCLIEKSIAGYKEIEYEVMRDSNDNAIVVCNMENIDPVGIHTGDSIVVAPSQTLADKEYHMLRNVSLKIIRALGIEGGCNVQLALDPHSFNYYIIEVNPRVSRSSALASKATGYPIAKLAAKIAVGLTLDEMMNPVTGTSYAAFEPALDYVVSKIPRFPFDKFEKGERVLGTQMKATGEVMAIGRTYEESLLKAIRSLEYGVHHLGLPNGDQFELDFIKRRIGEQDDERLFFIGEAIRRGVTLEEIHEMTKIDYFFLNKFQHIIDIEHDLKENAGDIDRLIWAKKYGFSDRVIAHRWNMTEKEIYDLRHENNILPVYKMVDTCASEFESNTPYFYGTYETENESIRSHKKKVVVLGSGPIRIGQGVEFDYATVHAVWAIREAGYEAIIINNNPETVSTDFSISDKLYFEPLTEEDVMNIINLEQPEGVVVQFGGQTAINLADKLTKYGVKVLGTSLENLDRAEDRKEFEALMQKIEIPQPLGKTATSVEEAVANANFIGYPVLVRPSYVLGGRAMEIVYNEAELVNYMTQAVKASPEHPVLIDRYLTGKEIEVDAICDGETVVIPGIMEHIERAGVHSGDSIAVYPPQTLTEKQIATLEDYTKRLAHGLEIKGLLNIQYVISNDEVFVLEVNPRASRTVPFLSKITDVPMANLAMKAILGETLASKGYKDGLVPYKEGVYVKAPVFSFSKLKNVDITLGPEMKSTGEVMGKDMTLEKALYKGLVASGLQVKDHGTVLITVADKDKAEALGLAKRFHEVGYRIMATSGTAKLLQENDIPVVEVSKIGSEFNLLDVIRDGHVQIVINTMTKGKQIERDGFQIRRDSVDNGVPCLTSLDTARALLEVIESMTFNMNQM, encoded by the coding sequence ATGCCTAAACGTAATGATATTAAATCGATTCTTGTAATTGGCTCGGGTCCGATTATTATCGGACAAGCTGCTGAGTTCGACTATGCGGGAACTCAAGCGTGTCTTGCACTTAAAGAAGAAGGGTATAAAGTAATACTCGTAAACTCAAATCCTGCAACAATTATGACAGATACTGAAATTGCAGATAAAGTGTACATTGAACCGTTAACATTAGATTTCGTTGCACGAATTATTCGTAAAGAGCAACCGGATGCTTTACTTCCGACATTAGGTGGACAAACAGGTTTAAATATGGCTGTCCAGTTACATGAAGCAGGTATATTAGAAGAGAACAACGTAACATTACTAGGAACGAAATTATCATCTATTGAGCAGGCCGAAGACCGTGATTTATTCCGTAATTTAATGAATGAATTAGGAGAACCAGTTCCTGAAAGTGATATCGTAAACACAGTACAGCAAGCGATAGACTTTGCAACGAGTATTGGATACCCGGTTATCGTTCGTCCGGCATTTACGATGGGTGGAACAGGTGGCGGTATTTGTCACGATGAAAAAGAATTAATTGAAATCGTTACAAACGGATTAAAGTATTCGCCTGTGACACAATGTTTAATCGAAAAATCAATTGCAGGTTATAAAGAGATAGAGTACGAAGTAATGCGCGATTCAAACGATAATGCAATCGTAGTATGTAACATGGAGAACATTGACCCTGTCGGCATTCACACAGGAGATTCGATTGTTGTTGCGCCGAGTCAGACACTTGCTGATAAAGAATATCATATGCTGCGTAACGTATCATTAAAAATTATTCGTGCATTAGGAATTGAAGGTGGATGTAACGTACAGTTAGCATTAGATCCACATTCATTTAATTACTACATCATTGAAGTGAATCCACGTGTATCACGTTCGTCAGCACTTGCGTCTAAAGCAACAGGTTATCCAATCGCGAAACTTGCAGCGAAAATTGCTGTAGGATTAACACTCGATGAAATGATGAACCCTGTAACAGGTACAAGCTATGCAGCATTTGAGCCGGCACTGGACTATGTTGTTTCTAAAATTCCTCGTTTCCCGTTTGATAAATTTGAAAAAGGTGAACGTGTACTTGGAACACAAATGAAAGCAACTGGTGAAGTAATGGCAATCGGTCGTACGTATGAAGAGTCACTGCTTAAAGCAATTCGCTCGTTAGAATACGGCGTACACCATTTAGGTTTACCAAATGGTGATCAATTTGAACTTGACTTTATTAAACGCCGTATCGGTGAACAGGATGACGAACGTTTATTCTTTATCGGAGAAGCAATTCGTCGTGGAGTGACATTGGAAGAAATTCATGAAATGACAAAAATTGATTATTTCTTCTTAAATAAATTCCAGCACATTATCGATATCGAACATGATTTAAAAGAAAATGCTGGTGATATTGACCGTTTAATCTGGGCGAAAAAATATGGCTTCAGTGATAGAGTTATTGCACATCGCTGGAACATGACAGAAAAAGAAATATATGATTTACGTCATGAAAATAATATTTTACCAGTATATAAAATGGTAGATACATGTGCATCTGAATTTGAATCGAATACACCTTATTTCTATGGAACGTATGAAACTGAAAATGAATCTATACGATCACATAAGAAGAAAGTTGTCGTACTTGGATCTGGTCCAATTCGTATCGGTCAAGGGGTAGAGTTTGATTACGCAACAGTACATGCTGTATGGGCAATTCGTGAAGCAGGGTATGAAGCAATCATTATTAACAACAACCCTGAAACGGTATCTACTGACTTCTCAATTTCAGATAAATTATACTTCGAACCTTTAACAGAAGAAGATGTAATGAATATTATTAATCTTGAACAACCTGAAGGTGTCGTTGTTCAGTTCGGTGGTCAAACGGCAATTAACTTAGCAGATAAATTAACGAAATATGGCGTTAAAGTATTAGGTACATCTTTAGAAAACTTAGACCGCGCCGAAGACCGTAAAGAATTCGAAGCGTTAATGCAGAAGATTGAAATCCCACAACCATTAGGGAAAACTGCAACATCTGTTGAAGAAGCAGTTGCGAATGCGAACTTTATCGGTTATCCGGTTCTTGTACGCCCTTCATACGTACTTGGTGGACGTGCGATGGAAATCGTATATAATGAAGCAGAACTTGTAAACTACATGACACAAGCTGTTAAAGCGAGTCCTGAGCACCCTGTATTAATTGATAGATATTTAACAGGTAAGGAAATTGAAGTCGATGCTATTTGTGACGGTGAGACGGTCGTAATTCCAGGTATTATGGAACATATAGAACGCGCTGGTGTCCATTCTGGTGACTCTATTGCAGTATATCCACCGCAAACATTAACTGAAAAGCAAATTGCGACGCTGGAAGATTATACGAAGCGTTTAGCACATGGATTAGAGATTAAAGGGTTACTGAACATTCAATATGTTATTAGTAATGATGAAGTATTCGTACTTGAAGTAAACCCACGTGCAAGTCGTACAGTACCATTTTTAAGTAAAATTACCGACGTACCGATGGCAAACTTAGCGATGAAAGCTATATTAGGTGAAACGTTAGCATCGAAAGGTTACAAAGATGGACTTGTTCCTTACAAAGAAGGTGTTTATGTAAAAGCGCCGGTATTTAGTTTCTCTAAACTTAAAAATGTTGACATAACACTTGGTCCTGAGATGAAATCTACAGGAGAAGTTATGGGTAAAGATATGACGTTAGAAAAAGCACTTTATAAAGGGCTTGTAGCAAGCGGTCTGCAAGTGAAGGATCACGGAACTGTACTCATTACAGTTGCGGATAAAGATAAAGCTGAAGCGCTTGGACTTGCAAAGCGTTTCCATGAAGTAGGGTATCGTATTATGGCAACAAGTGGTACAGCGAAATTACTTCAGGAGAATGATATTCCTGTAGTGGAAGTGAGTAAGATTGGAAGCGAATTTAACTTACTGGATGTTATTCGTGATGGACATGTACAAATCGTCATCAATACAATGACAAAAGGTAAACAAATTGAACGTGATGGCTTCCAGATTCGTCGTGATTCAGTTGATAATGGTGTACCATGTTTAACATCACTTGATACAGCACGTGCATTACTTGAAGTCATTGAAAGCATGACATTTAATATGAATCAAATGTAG
- the pyrE gene encoding orotate phosphoribosyltransferase, with protein sequence MLNKEIAKALLDIEAVSLQPNDMFTWSSGIKSPIYCDNRLTMSYPEVRDQIAEGLKSIIETHFSNAEVLAGTATAGIPHAAYTSQKMNLPMSYVRSSSKKHGKGNQIEGRVLEGQKVVVVEDLISTGGSAIEAADALKAHGADVLGIVAIFTYGLSKGKERLKSAGYEYYTLSDFDSLVEVASETGKIEASDIEGLINWRDNL encoded by the coding sequence ATGTTAAATAAAGAAATCGCAAAAGCATTACTTGACATTGAAGCTGTATCATTACAACCCAATGATATGTTTACATGGTCATCTGGTATTAAAAGCCCGATTTATTGTGATAACCGTTTAACGATGAGTTATCCGGAAGTCCGTGATCAAATTGCTGAAGGTTTAAAATCAATAATTGAAACGCATTTCAGTAATGCAGAAGTGTTAGCAGGAACTGCTACAGCAGGTATTCCACACGCAGCATATACATCTCAGAAGATGAATTTACCGATGAGTTATGTCCGTTCATCAAGCAAAAAGCACGGTAAAGGCAATCAAATTGAAGGCCGAGTATTAGAAGGTCAGAAAGTCGTTGTAGTAGAAGATTTAATTTCTACTGGGGGTTCAGCGATTGAAGCTGCAGATGCGTTAAAAGCGCACGGTGCGGATGTATTAGGCATCGTTGCAATATTTACATACGGGTTAAGCAAAGGGAAAGAACGATTAAAAAGTGCGGGCTACGAATATTATACATTATCAGACTTTGATAGTTTAGTAGAAGTGGCAAGTGAAACTGGTAAAATTGAAGCGAGTGATATTGAAGGATTAATCAACTGGCGCGATAACTTATAA
- a CDS encoding dihydroorotase: MSTLLRGGKVLVNGELVTKDIRIEDGKITEMGEQLNVYNSEIIDLDGKFVTQGFVDVHVHLREPGGEHKETIETGTRAAARGGFTTVCPMPNTRPVPDSVEHIDALNESIKKNAKVRVLPYASITERQLGKNLVDFKALKEHGAFAFTDDGVGVQTASVMYEAMQQAAKLDMAIVAHCEDNSLIYGGAMHEGEVSRALNIPGIPSICEAVQIARDVLLAEAADCHYHVCHVSSKESVRVIRDAKRAGIRVTAEVTPHHLLLNETAITEDDAILKMNPPLRSTEDHQALIEALLDGTIDFIATDHAPHAADEKNQSMTKAPFGIVGSETAFPLLYTKFVKNGDWTLAQLIDYLAVKPGEVFGLPYGKALEVGSIADIAVIDLDEAYEIKAEDFLSKSSNTPFIGERVYGNVKLTLVEGQIAYQEGQHA, from the coding sequence ATGTCAACATTATTAAGAGGCGGAAAAGTATTAGTAAATGGTGAACTTGTTACAAAGGATATTCGCATTGAAGACGGTAAAATTACTGAAATGGGTGAGCAGTTAAACGTTTATAATTCAGAAATTATAGATCTTGATGGCAAGTTTGTAACACAAGGTTTCGTCGATGTTCATGTTCATTTAAGAGAACCTGGGGGCGAACATAAGGAGACGATTGAAACAGGTACACGCGCTGCAGCACGCGGTGGGTTTACGACTGTATGTCCGATGCCAAATACAAGACCAGTACCTGATAGTGTAGAACATATAGATGCATTGAATGAATCGATTAAGAAAAATGCAAAAGTGCGTGTATTACCTTACGCATCAATTACAGAACGTCAGCTTGGTAAAAATTTAGTAGACTTTAAAGCTTTAAAAGAACACGGAGCATTCGCATTCACAGATGATGGTGTCGGTGTACAAACTGCATCAGTAATGTATGAAGCGATGCAGCAGGCAGCAAAACTAGATATGGCAATCGTTGCACATTGTGAAGATAATTCACTCATTTATGGAGGCGCGATGCACGAAGGTGAAGTATCACGTGCACTTAACATTCCTGGTATACCATCGATATGTGAAGCGGTTCAGATTGCACGTGATGTACTCTTAGCCGAAGCAGCAGACTGCCATTATCACGTATGTCACGTATCAAGTAAAGAAAGTGTGCGTGTAATACGCGATGCTAAGCGTGCCGGCATTCGTGTAACAGCAGAAGTTACCCCACACCACTTACTATTAAATGAAACGGCAATTACAGAAGATGATGCGATATTAAAGATGAATCCACCTTTAAGAAGCACAGAGGATCATCAAGCATTAATTGAAGCATTACTAGATGGCACAATTGATTTTATCGCAACAGACCACGCACCGCATGCAGCAGATGAGAAGAATCAGTCGATGACAAAAGCACCATTTGGTATTGTTGGAAGTGAAACGGCGTTCCCATTACTGTATACGAAGTTTGTTAAAAATGGTGACTGGACACTTGCACAACTTATCGATTATTTAGCGGTGAAACCTGGAGAAGTATTCGGATTACCTTATGGTAAAGCACTTGAAGTAGGAAGTATTGCAGATATCGCAGTTATCGATTTAGATGAAGCGTATGAAATTAAAGCTGAAGATTTCTTATCTAAATCAAGCAACACACCATTTATCGGTGAACGCGTATACGGTAACGTTAAATTAACTTTAGTCGAAGGACAAATTGCATATCAGGAGGGGCAACATGCGTAA
- a CDS encoding glutamine-hydrolyzing carbamoyl-phosphate synthase small subunit codes for MRKQRFLVLEDGTTFKGYRFGSDKEVVGEIVFNTAMTGYQETLSDPSYTGQIITFTYPLIGNYGINRDDFETLNPSLKGMVVREACELPSNFRNMATLDETLKNYDVPGIDGVDTRKLTRIIRQHGVLKAAIINEEKDIDATIERLKTEVLPTDEVAQVSTKSPYISTGHDLRVVLIDFGKKENIVRELNLRGCDVTVMPYTTTAEEILRLRPDGVMLSNGPGNPEVVTEGIEMIKGILGKVPFFGICLGHQLFSLACGATTFKMKFGHRGANHPVKNLATGKIEITSQNHGYAVDPESVKNTDLEITHIALNDGTVEGVKHKTLPAFSVQYHPEASPGPHDPNYLFDQFIDLMKENKERVTNA; via the coding sequence ATGCGTAAACAAAGATTTCTAGTATTAGAAGATGGTACAACATTTAAAGGATACAGATTCGGTAGCGATAAAGAAGTAGTAGGTGAAATTGTATTTAACACTGCAATGACAGGTTATCAGGAAACATTATCTGATCCATCATACACAGGTCAGATTATTACATTTACGTATCCTTTAATCGGAAACTATGGAATTAATCGTGACGATTTCGAAACATTAAATCCATCACTTAAAGGTATGGTCGTACGTGAAGCATGTGAATTACCGAGTAACTTCCGAAATATGGCGACGCTTGATGAAACGTTAAAAAATTATGATGTACCGGGAATTGATGGTGTCGATACGAGAAAGTTAACGCGTATTATTCGTCAGCATGGTGTGCTGAAAGCAGCGATCATTAACGAGGAAAAAGATATTGATGCGACGATTGAACGTTTAAAAACAGAAGTTTTACCGACGGATGAAGTTGCACAAGTTTCGACGAAAAGTCCATATATTTCAACGGGGCATGATTTACGCGTCGTACTGATTGACTTCGGAAAGAAAGAAAACATTGTACGTGAATTAAACTTGCGTGGATGTGACGTAACCGTTATGCCATATACAACAACTGCAGAAGAAATTTTAAGATTAAGACCTGACGGTGTGATGTTATCAAACGGACCAGGAAACCCTGAAGTCGTTACTGAAGGAATTGAGATGATTAAAGGTATTTTAGGAAAAGTACCATTCTTCGGAATTTGTCTTGGACATCAATTATTCTCACTTGCTTGTGGTGCAACGACATTCAAGATGAAATTCGGTCACCGCGGTGCGAACCACCCTGTTAAAAACTTAGCAACAGGTAAGATTGAAATTACATCTCAAAACCATGGTTATGCAGTAGATCCTGAATCAGTTAAAAACACTGATTTAGAAATTACACATATTGCATTAAATGACGGTACTGTAGAAGGTGTTAAACATAAAACATTACCTGCATTCTCAGTACAGTATCATCCAGAAGCTTCACCAGGACCACATGATCCAAACTATTTATTCGACCAGTTTATTGACTTAATGAAAGAAAATAAGGAGCGTGTCACAAATGCCTAA
- a CDS encoding aspartate carbamoyltransferase catalytic subunit yields MKHLHSITALSNQDIMDTIHRAIALKNGKTLHCGNIFTANLFFENSTRTKCSFEMAERKLGLQVIPFDTSTSSVSKGESLYDTCKTLEAIGCDVLVIRHPENEYYKQLEGLNIPIINGGDGSGQHPTQCLLDLMTIYEEFGKFEGLEIIICGDILNSRVARSNYYALTNLGANVKFVAPEIWQDHSLPASYVHIDDVINKVDVCMLLRVQHERHGDTNKGFSKESYNAQFGLTKARYDQLKDTAIVLHPAPVNRDVEIDSDLVEAPKSRIFKQMENGVFTRMSILSQVIENNR; encoded by the coding sequence ATGAAACATCTACATTCAATAACAGCATTATCAAATCAGGATATAATGGACACGATTCATCGTGCGATTGCTTTAAAGAATGGCAAAACGCTTCATTGTGGCAATATTTTTACGGCGAATTTGTTTTTTGAGAACTCTACACGCACGAAATGTTCATTTGAAATGGCTGAAAGGAAACTTGGTTTACAAGTGATTCCGTTTGATACGAGTACTTCAAGTGTTTCAAAGGGTGAAAGTTTATATGACACATGTAAGACACTGGAGGCTATTGGTTGTGACGTGCTTGTCATTCGACATCCAGAAAATGAATATTATAAACAGCTTGAAGGTTTAAATATTCCGATTATCAATGGTGGTGATGGAAGTGGCCAGCACCCGACGCAATGTTTACTGGATCTTATGACGATTTATGAAGAATTTGGTAAATTTGAAGGATTAGAAATCATCATTTGTGGTGATATATTAAATTCTCGCGTCGCAAGAAGTAATTACTACGCGTTAACGAATCTCGGTGCTAATGTGAAATTTGTAGCCCCAGAAATTTGGCAGGATCATTCATTACCTGCCTCGTATGTGCATATCGATGATGTTATTAATAAAGTAGATGTATGTATGTTACTTCGTGTTCAGCACGAACGCCACGGAGATACAAATAAAGGTTTTTCTAAAGAAAGTTATAATGCGCAGTTCGGACTTACGAAAGCGCGTTATGATCAACTGAAGGATACTGCAATCGTTTTACATCCGGCACCAGTTAATAGAGATGTAGAAATTGATAGCGACTTAGTGGAAGCACCGAAGTCACGCATATTTAAACAGATGGAAAACGGTGTGTTTACACGTATGAGTATTTTAAGTCAAGTAATAGAAAATAATCGATAG